The segment ACGGGTGTGCCCCGGGGTCTTGGAGAGCCTTGGTGTCCGAGGTGTCAGCCGTGTCAGCCTGCAGGTGCTCCGGAGAGCTCCGCTCATTCTGCCAGAGTGGCTCAGACGCTGTCATTGTGGGTTTGCGTgccctgtgtgtgtgtcggggTGTTTGGGATGCTGGCGTGCTCTGTTTATTGCAACAGCCTGTCGGTTGGGGCGTTGTTGGGTATGGGGGGTGTTGCTGTTGTGTGTCAGTGGGTGAATGTTTGTGCGCAGATGGCAAAGTGATGAAAAGCCCCCGATGTTCCTGCCAAGGCTGCTGTGAAGGGCTTTGGCATCGgggtggctggggtgggtgggggaggcaggtggcaGGCTGGCAGCTGGCTGCCTTGGTGGGGATTTCCATCTCCTTTGGGGCTGCTTGTGAGTGTGCAGGGGAGATGCTGCAGGACACCAGGGCAAGCCCTGCAGGGCGGGCAGGACCcagctctttcttcctctccgcctccctccaggcccagggccccGGCCAGTGCCCAGCCCCGCTGGGAGCCCCGGCCAGCACCACGGACGGCGCCCAGGAAGCCCGAGTCCCCCTGGACGGGGCCTTCTGGATTCCAAGGCCCCCAGCAGGCTCGCCCAAGGGCTGCTTTGCCTGCGTGTCCAAGCCCCCAGCCCTACAGGCTCCAGCGGCCCCGGCCCCTGAGCCCTCAGCATCGCCCCCCATGGCGCCCACCCTGTTCCCCATGGAGTCCAAGAGCAGCAAGACAGACAGCGGGCGGGCCTCTGGCGCCCCCCAGGCCTGCAAGCACCTGGCGGAGAAGAAGACCATGACGAACCCCACGACGGTGATCGAAGTCTACCCAGACGCCGCCGAGGTCAACGACTACTACCTGTGGTCCATCTTCAACTTTGTCTACCTCAACTTCTGCTGCCTGGGCTTCATCGCGCTGGCCTACTCCCTCAAAgtgagcggggcgggggggccgGGGAGCGGGGGCCGGCCGGNNNNNNNNNNNNNNNNNNNNNNNNNNNNNNNNNNNNNNNNNNNNNNNNNNNNNNNNNNNNNNNNNNNNNNNNNNNNNNNNNNNNNNNNNNNNNNNNNNNNNNNNNNCACAGGGCGCTCGGCTGGCTCTGAgccagcagggaggggctgccctTCCCGGCCCTGGGCTGCGGAAGCTTCCAGGCTGCCTTGACGGGGCTCGGGGGCCGCGGGACTGCGTTCTCCACACGGCCAGCCAGGTCCTGGAGGAGCAGACCCAGGGCTCAATGTCCTGTGCTCTGGGCGGGGTCGTGGAGCTGCCCCTGGGCATGCGGGGACGGAGCCAGCACATGGATGAAGACCCTTGGAGCCCTTCCCCTGTTGATCGGAGGACAGCGTGGAGACCttcttctcccagcccctcacaGGGACCCTGAAACCGGGCAGGAATTCAGAAGCAGGCACAGTAGACAGGGTCTCTGATCAAGACACTGCgttctgccttccctctcccacaCGGTTCTAGACAGTCCATCCTGGTGGCCAGGGTGCCCAGGGGAAGAGAGCCACAAGCATGTCCCATACCCCTGACCCCAAACCCTGAGTGGGTACGATTTGTAGGAGCCGCTCGGCACTGTGAGAGGAGCTGGCTGGGAGCAGAGCAGGCTGCCAGGCAGACACGACCTCACGTCCCCAGGGCAAAGCAGAAAGAAACGGACCAAGATTGCAGGAGGAAGGCTATGATCCACTCACATTCGTAGTGGGGAGCTCTGTGCAAATGTGTAAGGACTGAAGGGCCCACCAGCAGGACCCATCTCCCTGCCACTCCGGAAGGGGTTGGCTCATGTCTGGCCAGATCATCACTGTCCCCGGATTGCGGGTCTCAGCCCAGGTGCACGTCACTGGTTGCAGCCGCCCAGTGAGGTGGGGGCAAAAtgtggggaacagagggagaggagagtctAGGCCAGGGAGGCTGGCCCTGGAAGGACAGAAGCCTGGACAGCTCTGCCTCTGTGCATCTTTGAGCCCCGCCCCTGTCCCTGGTATCACACGCCCTGGCCACCTCCTGACTCATCGTCAGCATCACCCACCGCCAGGCGCACCTTTGCCTCCAGGCCTGTGTACTGAGCTCTGGGCTCCGCTGTATGGGGACTGCgttgtgtgagtgagtgtgtgtgagtgtgcatgtatgCACAAGCGTGTGTGCCCATGTAGCTGTGAGTGCATGTGTACGAGTGTGTATGGATGTGAACGTGTAAGTATAATTGCATGTGTGAACGTGTGGGCttgagtgtgtgggtgtgagtgtgcatgcgtgtgtgtacgtgtgcatgtgtCATGTGTGAGCttgagtgtgtgcgtgcatataggtacaattgtgtgtgtgagtgtgcatgtaaTTAAATGCACTGTGTGAGTGTGCATGGGTGTGCACGAGTGTGCGTGCCTGCGTGTGCTGTGGAGGCAGCAAAGGGAAGGGGGCCCTAGACATTGGGAGGGTGGAGGCTCTGGGCCGACCTCAGCTCTGGCTCCACTGGGACAGGGCCAAGCAGAGGGCAGAGctgtgggggcagctggcggggCTCTGCCTCCCCTGGTGCCCTCTTGCCGTGCCCTGACAGTGGCCTGTGGACTCGAGTCTGGCTGCATGGGCTCCTGTCCGGAAGCTGTGCCCTCCTCCCCTTGGCTCGGCTGTGGGCACCGGCTGGCACAGGGCAGGCCCATCTGGTGCAGGGTGTAGGTAGGTCACAGATTTCTGAATGGCACAGGATTTGCACTGGGGGGAGGTGAGTAGGAATTAGTGCTTCTGAGGGGCAGAAGGGAGCTCACAATGACTCTATCCTGGGGCTGCTCCCCCATGTCCTTCCTGGGGGACAGCCAGGGCAGAAATGCTTGAGGCTTGCCAGGGAAGAGGGTGCAAGGTgagttgtggggggggggtgcggaaCCGGCTGGCTCAGACTCCTGCACCTGGGAAtatgtccatctgtccatccagcTGCATGTCGCCTGGCTTGCTGCACCCTACACCATTTGTAGCCAGTCATGGGCACTTCCAAGGGCACCTAACAGGTCAGAAGGCCTTGGCCAAATTCCCAACTTGGTCCCTTAAGAGCAAAGAGCTCTTGACAAGCCACCTTCATCTGAGCTCATTCCTTCATCTGTTAACAAAACACGTTGAAATGAAACGATGTTCAAGTCAGCACACCtgagcagggcagaggctggCATTCAGTGGGTGTGAAACCAACATTGTGTccctgtctgccttcagctgtcCGTCCACCCATcaaaccagccagccagcctctccACCCACATGGGCCAGTTCAGTTCAGTGCACTCTGGGTCAGCAACACAGATTGTAGCCTTCTGGTGCTTAGCCTAGTGTCCAGGGAAGGCAGAGACACAGAACGTCGACTCTCCACTCTTGCAGGAGACACGAGCTACTCATAATGACCACTGGCTCCCCCTTGTTAACTGAATAAAGGCCAGAGTCCTCATCTCGGCATTCAAGGCTCTTCAAGATCCATTCTCAGCCATTTCCTAGCCTCACCACACACGCCCTGCCCAGCCTTTCCATGAGCACACCTCGGTTCGCAACGTGCTATTCTCGCAGACTGAGGGTTTTCCACCCACAAAGACTCTACTGACTCCCTCTGGCCGAGCCCCCACTCCCTGGCAGAGACTCCTTGCCCCAGTCATGGCTGCCCACCCCACCAGAACCATCCCTTCATCTTGCTGTCACTGGTGCCAAGGCAGGACTGACCACAGTAGGGGTCAAAGGGTGTTgtatgaatgggtggatggacagaggACACCCCCAAGGTGGAAGAAGTGCCATAGTGTTTCAGAAGAAGAATACTTCATTCCTGATTTGGGACGAGTTTGGAGCCGGGCATGGGAGACTTATGGGAGGACGCATCGTTTTTACTGGGCAAGGGGGGTAAGGAGACAGGTATTCCAGATGGAGAAAAAATCATAAACCAGGACCTGAGGATGGGGCAATCAGGGAGGCTTGGACAAGAGGATAGTCCTGGAAAGCCGGACACAGCCATGCAAGGAGGGTTTGAAAAATTATGTGAAGGGTTTGGATTTCATCATGTGGAAGACACAGAAGGGAAAGATACGGTCATAGCTGTTAAATCTGCAACCAATGCGAAGGAAGGGGCCAAAAGAAGCCCAGAGGCCGAGAAAAGTCAGGGCCCCAGTGTGGTGCCCAGGAAAAGGAGCACATGGCTTGAAttggggcagggagggcgggcaggagaggaggagcagatATAATGACATGGTGCCCGCTCAGTGTGGGCCTACGAGGTTGTGGACTTCCCAGTAACAGGGAAGTAAAAAAGATTGATTAGGAGGGGGGATACTGGGCCAGTTTTTGTACATGCATATTTGCCCATTACTTGTTTTCTGAATATTAAcatcatccacccatccagcCACCCaaccttccatccatccatccatccacccatccttccatccatccatccagccaccCATCCTTCCaaccttccatccatccatccatccacccatccttccacccatccatccacccatccatccacccatctaaccatccacccatccacccatcatccctTATCTCTTAAAAGAGATCCATCCTCTTTTACTCCCTTCAAGCCATCCAAATAGTCAACCAACCCTCCATTCATCTGTGTTTATACATGTTCCTTATgcatcctcctcccttccctactTCTCCCCATCTTATCTCACCTATTTTATACATCAATGCACTTAATTATTTAGCTAACCTCAATTTCTAAGTAACTTTCTCCATCTTACTTACCCATTCTACCTgtcagccatccatccatcctctgaCCCAACACATCAATacatccattcatccttcaagCCATCTGCCATCCCTTCTGAGCCATGTGCATCCATCACCAGGTACCTGTCTTCACACTCATCCTTGCTCACACATACTCTGTTACCCCTTAAGTCATCTCATCCATCTCTGTGCTCTATACACTATCGTTTCTTTCTGTTCTCCCTGCCTTCTCATCCGTCCACATATCCAATTACACTTCTTTGAACTTTGTGGAAGAAGAAAGAgctgaagagaaggaaatcctaAGATTTATCCTAGATGAGGGTGGCCTCCTCCTTGGGAACATCTCTTCATAACCAGAGAATCTTGGAAATTGGTCCAGCTCTGCCCATACCCACTGTCTTCCTAGGATTTCCTAGGCTCCAAACTATTCCCTGTATCTCAACATCCCTTCCAGGTGACTGTAGGGACTTCCACCTATTCCAACGAGGCATAGTGCCTATTCTCAGGTAATCCCTGCTAATTTTAGATTAGGAACCCTGTCCGGAGTAGAGGTCACTTACATCTTCCATTGTCTGATCATATAACTCTCTGAGAACGACTTCCTCCTTTATCTTctatatttgtttattgattcCAGCtgtattgagatacaattgacgtGCGACATTGTGTAAACCCCATGTGTACCATACGATGATATGACACATGTGGATGCTGCAAGATGATTGCCACAAGGGGGTCGTTCCCACACCCGTCACCTCACGTAATTCTCATTTTTGAGGTTTGTAGCTTTTGGTGGTAAGAACACTTACGATGTGCTCTCAGCCAACTTTCGATCAAATAATAGAGTATTGTTGACAATCCTATGTTATgtcaaataatttcagatttactgaaaagttgcaaaaaagaaaacacaaagaattcCTGTGTGTGCTTTGCACAGATGTTCCCAGGACtagcctttttcttctctctggccgccggcctcacctcctccctctggcctCAGGTTCGGGACAAGAAGCTTCTCAACGACCTGAATGGAGCAGTGGAAGACGCCAAGACAGCCCGGCTGTTCAACATCACCAGCTCCGCCCTGGCCGCGTCCTGCATCATCCTGGTCCTTGTCTTCCTGAGGTACCCGCTCACCGACTACTGAGGCCCCCGGGCACCGCCGGCCGTGGAGACAAAGCGCTGGGACACGTTTGTTTTCACCACTGATACGACACGGGATGCTGTGTGGTTGGGGCAGAGCAGGGCACGTGCCCTGGAGCCCCCCTGAAGCTGTGACCCGGGCAGCGAGGCCGCCAGAAGCTCCGTACAGTACGGGGGCCGCGAGCTTCGGGCCAGCccaccctctctgcctcctgaccctctgcctctgcctgtttcTGGGGTCTGTGGGCGTCTCCTTTGCTGCTGCACCCTGGCTTCCACtggctgccctccctgccctcctgtgcCCACCCCCGGCTCCTGGGGCCCCTCTGACCCGACACCCAGCAAGAAGGCTTCTGTGGGAGCTTCCCAGTGTGAGGGGGCTGCCAGCATCTGGGGACTCACTCTGTCTTCCCCGACCCCAGCTCCCCAAGCTATGACCCTGCTCAGAGTCTCGTATCTGTGAACTTTCAATAAAGTACATGTCTGGCTCCAGGCCAGCCTCTGTCCCACGGCCAAGCAGGGCATGGGGGGAATTTGGTGGCTTTGGGGACCCCACTGTGGCACTCTCCAGTGGTCCAGGCCACCAGTGCTGACTGCAGGGGAAGGTCTGCTCCATGACCTGGCAGTCTTCTGCCCACGATGCAAGGGGACTGAGGGGGGCTTTGGCAGAGGGAGCCCCAAACACGAGCCCCCCTGGGGGTTAGGCAGCACGAACACAGCTTCCCGCCAGGCTGTAAGTTAGAGCGAAGAAACCAGCGCATCCCCTGGGAGGGTACAGAGTCCCTGTGGCACGGGGTCATGGTCCTCGCGGCACGGGGTCATGGCCGGTCTGGGAAACCAGAGGAAGTTCCAGGCAGctcaggggcagagagggaaggaggaaggcctGCAAACTCCACCCCAGGCCTGGGGGGAatgctgagcaggggagggaccaGGAGTGCTTTGAGGGTTTTGAGGATGGTGCTGTTTGGAGTTTCAGGACCCCTTGGAGGGGACAAGATGGGACACGGGCTGTAGCGAAGTGGGAAACGtgtgtgggctggggctggggcagcggCAGAGGGCACCCACTGCGTCTCAGGGAGAGGCTGATGGAATCTGGGGACAGACTGGGTGCGCAGGTGAGGCGGGCAGGGAGGAGCCGGGGGGATCCCTGCATGTCCGACTTGGCCAGGGCTGTGCGCTAATGTGAAGACCCCGGAGGAGCCCTGTGGGGGCAGAGGAGCCACCTGGGCTGACGCTGCGGGTCTGGAGGCTCTGCATGGAGCCCGGGCAGCCTGAGCAGTGAcagccagtgcagagcccagggaACACCAGCTCTTCCAGGACGGCTGGCAGTATGAAGGGGCATCCCTGTAGGAAAGCCGGGAGTGTGGGGCCATGGACGGAGAGGCCAGAGGGGCCCCTTGGGTTTAGGGGCGtatagggaaggaaggaagcaaggaagggacagagagctGTGCTTGGAGGGATGGGGATGTGGCAACGAGTGGCCatgaagggagaaaagaggcgTGGGTGCCAAGCCCGGGGCTCAGGGTCCCTGGTGATGGAGAGCCACGGCAGGAAGGCCGGGTGACTGAGACGGTCATGGGGGCCTGGGTGTCAGAGGACAGAGGGTGCAGACGGGGCCCCATCTGGGCAGCGCCCACACCAGGAGAGAGACGTCTCCTTCACCCAGGACGGAGGCAGAGATGTGGGTGATGGGGCGGGAGTGTGGACGTGGGGCCAGGAATTGGGGTTCCCTTCCAATCTCCCGGGGAGAGGGCAGCAAGCCTGGAGCAGGGTAGCGCTCAGTAGGGGTGAGGTGTTTGGGGTCTTTCCTGCGCAAATGAACCTGCCTCGGGCTCCGGGGTGGGTGCAAAGGTCAGCTGAGGGCGTGCGCCCCGGGCCTCTGCAGTTTTCCCACGAGGTGCCCCCCTGCGGCAGGCCCACCAGAAGGAAGATGTTGACGGGGCTGGAGAGGGGGACACAAGGCTGGGCATCTGGTGAGGACGGAAGGACTCTGGACAATCCCAAAAAGGCCAGGCTGCTGGGACTTGAATCCCGGTGGGTCCACGGCTCCGCAGGCCGAGTCACGTTGAGCAGGGAGGCGGGCATTTCTGTGAGAGGGCCAGTGGAGGCAGGGCTCCTGGGAGCAGCGGACCCGGTCTGGAGACGTGTTTCCCAGGTGAGAGTGCTAAGCAGCTGTTAAGACAGCCCTCAGGGCTTCAAGCAAACAGGCCCTGGGAGGTTGGGAGGTGCGTGGGTGAGTAAGCAGGACTCCAGCCCTGGCCTGACCCAGAAGCCCTAgaagaggggtgaggagggacGGAAAACCATGGCGTGAGCCCTGACCCCAGGCAGTGgcaggatgggggctggggagctgggaccCCTACAGGGTTGCACGGAGTTAAATTATGGCCATGCcgtggaggggagcagggagccttccAGATGGACCCCAGGAGggtggctggtgggggtggggggctggagggcagggagcatGTGGGGCCAGCTCAGTCCTGGATGCTTCCAGAGCCTCTCAGGTCACACCCAGGTGGGTTCCCATCACTGCCcagaagcttcctggaggaggcagggtcaGAACGTCACGCAGAGGGCATCTGGGGAGCTGGGGACTGTGGGTCGTGAACCTAGGCCCGACCCTGTTGTCCAGGGGGCATTGTTATGCCCGGCGGGGCCGGGAACCTAGAGCCgaaatattttcttcactcttttcccTTAAGCCTTTGTGCCAGCAGCTGGCTGCCCCCTGGGACAGGTACCTGGAGGAAATGCATCCCCAGGAAGGAGGCCTCTGCCGGGCTCGTCCCTGGAACATGCCCCGCCCAGATGAGGCCCTTGGGTGTTGTTGCAGAAGTGGTCCAGTGGCCTTGCAGGCAGCAAAGGTGCCCTTAGCCTGCAGATGTTTGTGTCCTTCCTGGGCAGTGTGGGGCCACACCCAGAGGCACCATCTCCCCAGCCCTTGGGCTCAGGGAGGTGCTGGCCCTACCTGGGCTGGGTGTCTGTGGGGGTGTCTCACCccggcaggcaggcaggcacaggctccagcctctgcctctgcctccaggtCCATGTCTTTGCCCCTCAGTGCTCCCCCTGACCTTCCAGCCCTCCCTGTGCCCGCACTCCGTCCCCTCCCTGCTTTCATTGGTTTTGCACAATGTCGGGCAGGCAACTTTCAGTCAGTAAATACTTGTAGGAACGAATGAGCCAGCCACCTCAGCTCAGTCTCTGCCTGTCCTTCTCCACATGCACCAAGTTTCTACGTCTTTGGGGGTGaacttccctgccctcccctcccccatgctgccCTGATTGGCCCTGCCACTGCCCTTGTGACCTCCAGCCCACTGTCCAGTTTCAAAGGATCGAGACCAAGTGGCTGAATGGAGAGACTGgccgtgtgcacgtgtgtgtgcacgtgtgtgttgaGAAGGGGGTGCTGTGCAGTTCGCCCCCAGCCTCTCTTACCTTGGCCACGGTGGTCCACAGTTCTCCGGCCTGACCCTCTTGTCCAGACACTGAAACCACAGAATGGTCACGTGCTCTCAGCTCCCCTCCTGTGCCCATGGGATAGAGTCTACCGGCTCAGATGGGGGCACAGGGGTGGGCAAGTGCCTGTCCTCGACAAGCCGTGGGGCCCAGGGAGAGGTGCTAAATCCCACCTCAGCCAGGGCAGGTCCGGAGAGGCTGCTCGGAGGAGGAGAGACACCGTCCTGCTCCGTAGGCACCTGCTGGTCAGCAGACGTCAGCAGGAGGGGCCCAGCGGAGGGGAGACACGCAGCCCAAGGGCCCAGCCAGAGGGGCGTGAAGAGCCGCTgagcagggcagcagggaggaatGTCAGCTCCAGGGCGTCTCGGCCTCCCTCCCTTTTGGccgtgctggggagggggggcgggggtccTGGGGCTTCAGTCTGCGCTCCCCAACGCTCACGACACAATCATCTTTTCATAGGCTTCCTGCCACGGGCAAGTCCTCTTGCTGAATGCCTATTCTGTTAGCTCGAGCACATCTTTCCTCCCGGGATTTGTCAGGGGCGCCCCGGTGGTCTGTCTACACCCCGCCTCTGCCCCTCGACGGCCTGCGCGGAGGCTCTCGGCGCACTCTCTCCCTGGCATCTTCTCATAAACAGAAGTGTCTGATTTCAAGACGGTCACAACTACCAACACCTTCCGTGAGGTGAGGGCCTTTCTCCCAGGACACGAAAAGAAGCAAATGTAGAGAAAAACACCTGGACATTTGCCAAATCAGGGCACACGGGGGTGACGCTGGGGTGGTTACATGTCTGTTTTAGGAAAGTGGTTACGTTGTGTCCCCATGCCTGTGTCGTTCCTCAGGACACACGTTTCTGCGGACATGTTCATGAAAGCCATCAGTGGGAAATGCCTCGAGCGTGTGTTAACATATATTTTCACATACCTACGAGAACAAATTCGTAAATGTGCAAAGCTTAGCTTGGACTCACGCGATTTCCCTGGGGAAGTTGTCCTTGTATTTATTCAGAaacaagcacagtgcctggaagagAATGTCTCTGGGAGAAACCACACGGACAAGAGTGAGGTGTGAGGGGGGCTGTGGGGGTGGAGCCGAGAAGGTTTGTGGGGAGAAGGCAGGTGCGCCGGGCGGGGGCCGTGGGGATGACGAGAGGCGGGATACAGACAGCGGGTTTGGTCAAATACCACATGTGGTAAGACTGATGGGAGTCTGTGGGCAAAGACGTAAGGGATGGAGGAGCCACGGTGCTGGGTGGGACAGGGAACCCCGACACCCCCAgctctccccactgagcgggTCGGCAAGCCGCTACACCCCGAAAGCAACAAGCTCACTGGTGCCCAGATCCTGGGTCTTAAGGTCGCTGCCCCCCTGCAGGGACCAGGCTCCCTGGAGAACAGCGGGCAGTGGGCACTGCCCAGGCTGGGGCCGGGCTGGGAGAGATGACCAGGAAGCAAAGACCTGAGGAGGCGTGAGCCCTGCTGCGGCCAAATCAGGCACGACTGAGTCTGTGCCCATCATGTTACTAACGGTTCCAGTCCACGAAGGCAGCAGGAATCCGTGAGTCCACCTGGAGACCTGGTGAGCACCCTGGGGGCCAGTCATAATCACAAGGGGAGCAGGGACCCCCAGCAGGCCGTGTGTCAGAGGTGACCACCACCCCTCCCGGGCTGGCTTCCGTCTTCCCTCACTTTTCTAGAGGGTTCACGGGACTCCGGGCAACCGTGCACTCACTGCTCACCAGCTTCGGTGATGAAAGGACCCCACGGGGACACGGACCAGCATCCAGATGGAGGCCACGTGCAGGCCCGGGTGTGTGGGAAGGGTGTGGCACTCCCTCTCAAACTTCCACGAGTTCCCCAGCCCAGACGCTCCCCGGACCCCTTGCTCCCGGATGTTTCAGAAGCTTCACCACGTAGACATGATCGATCGATCAGTAACTtgcaggaggagggggtgggctgAGAGTGGCAAGCTTCTAATCAGGTTTCGTCTTCCTGGTGACCGGGACCCCCCACCCGAGTCCCTCCTgacacccaggaaa is part of the Ailuropoda melanoleuca isolate Jingjing chromosome 16, ASM200744v2, whole genome shotgun sequence genome and harbors:
- the IFITM10 gene encoding interferon-induced transmembrane protein 10, giving the protein MGRQQAVGRRKDARTAAQGSARPPRSHQQAQGPGQCPAPLGAPASTTDGAQEARVPLDGAFWIPRPPAGSPKGCFACVSKPPALQAPAAPAPEPSASPPMAPTLFPMESKSSKTDSGRASGAPQACKHLAEKKTMTNPTTVIEVYPDAAEVNDYYLWSIFNFVYLNFCCLGFIALAYSLKVRDKKLLNDLNGAVEDAKTARLFNITSSALAASCIILVLVFLRYPLTDY